Proteins found in one Rhodovulum sp. MB263 genomic segment:
- a CDS encoding flagellar biosynthetic protein FliQ produces MNELIFYDTLRQGLWISVVISMPILTAALVTGVAIGLFQALTSVQEMTLTFVPKLAAILVVFWISMAFMTETLVGFFTGRIVPMIAGI; encoded by the coding sequence ATGAATGAGCTCATCTTCTACGACACTCTGCGGCAGGGCCTCTGGATTTCGGTCGTGATCTCGATGCCGATTCTGACGGCTGCGCTGGTGACCGGCGTGGCGATCGGATTGTTTCAGGCCCTGACCTCGGTACAGGAGATGACGCTCACCTTCGTACCCAAACTTGCGGCGATCCTGGTCGTGTTCTGGATCTCGATGGCGTTCATGACCGAAACGCTGGTCGGGTTCTTCACCGGACGGATCGTTCCCATGATCGCGGGGATCTGA
- the fliE gene encoding flagellar hook-basal body complex protein FliE: MDLKSNVAALGYTTARPATQPQPGEDGVEKTFAAAAQGLSDTIRNAEQTAMSSMTGGADPHALVQALAQTELAVETAVTIRDKVVEAYQEILRMPV; the protein is encoded by the coding sequence ATGGACCTTAAATCCAATGTCGCCGCCCTTGGATATACCACGGCGCGCCCGGCGACCCAGCCCCAACCCGGAGAGGACGGCGTCGAGAAGACTTTCGCCGCCGCTGCCCAGGGCCTGTCGGATACGATCCGGAATGCCGAGCAGACCGCGATGTCGAGCATGACCGGCGGCGCCGATCCGCATGCCTTGGTGCAGGCGCTGGCCCAGACCGAACTTGCGGTCGAGACCGCGGTCACGATCCGCGACAAGGTGGTCGAGGCCTATCAGGAAATCCTGAGGATGCCGGTCTAG
- the flgC gene encoding flagellar basal body rod protein FlgC — protein MNDLSQSFGLSASGLKAQATRLRLVSENIANTDTPGYRRKLTTFETELTSHGATGEVRTGRVSLDQSDLTKVHDPSHPLADETGNYDGSNVDLVIEIADAREAQRSYEANLKMFDQARQMSRGLLDLLRR, from the coding sequence ATGAACGATCTTAGCCAGAGTTTCGGGCTGTCGGCCAGCGGCCTGAAGGCCCAAGCAACCCGGCTGCGGCTGGTGTCCGAGAATATCGCCAATACCGATACGCCCGGATATCGACGCAAGCTGACCACCTTCGAGACCGAGCTGACTTCGCATGGTGCGACCGGGGAAGTCCGGACCGGCCGGGTGTCGCTCGATCAGTCGGATCTGACCAAGGTGCACGATCCGTCACATCCGCTGGCGGATGAAACAGGCAATTACGACGGCTCCAACGTGGATCTTGTCATCGAGATCGCTGACGCGCGCGAGGCACAACGCAGCTACGAGGCAAACCTCAAGATGTTCGACCAGGCGCGGCAGATGTCGCGCGGCCTGCTCGATCTGCTGCGTCGATAA
- a CDS encoding FlgB family protein encodes MFDKLEIFRMASGLAKHAGTRQAVLARNIANSDTPGYRAQDVADFDRTYRGSDTGTQMRATRSGHMAGREMAHAAQNTDRADPEEPNGNTVSVEDQMLKAVETKRQHDLALAVYRSSLGILRTSLGRQR; translated from the coding sequence ATGTTCGATAAGCTTGAAATTTTCCGGATGGCGTCGGGGCTGGCCAAACATGCCGGCACACGCCAGGCCGTCCTTGCGCGAAACATCGCGAATTCCGACACGCCTGGCTATCGGGCGCAGGATGTCGCGGATTTTGACAGGACCTATCGCGGGTCCGACACGGGCACCCAGATGCGTGCAACACGGTCCGGCCATATGGCCGGGCGCGAGATGGCCCATGCCGCTCAGAACACCGACAGGGCCGATCCGGAAGAGCCGAATGGCAATACCGTTTCGGTCGAGGATCAGATGCTTAAGGCGGTCGAGACAAAGCGGCAGCACGACCTTGCGCTGGCCGTTTACCGAAGCTCGCTCGGGATCCTGAGGACCAGCCTCGGGCGGCAGAGATAA
- a CDS encoding FliI/YscN family ATPase, protein MPQNPFSSLIARISALTPVRTMGRVVAAGSGTVTVAGLSESAGLGDLVEFRHSRGTRRRGEVLALAQGTVTVLPDGTPEGLSVGDRAVLLGPGEIAPHSSWLGRVVDPFGQPLDGRPLMPGAVSRPLRSSPPPATARRPLGKRLATGLAAFDTVLPIVRGQRIGLFAGSGVGKSSLLSKFARGVEADMTVIALVGERGREVGEFVSQVLGPEGMARAVVIAATSDQSPMVRRRAAWAAMAVAEHFRDQGNHVLFLADSVTRFAEAHRELALAADEPAALRGYPPSTAQAIMTLAERAGPGVADSGDITAVFSVLVAGSDMEEPVADILRGVLDGHIVLDRRIAERGRFPAVDLLRSVSRSLPRAATGEENAIIAQARRLLGAYDRAEMMIQAGLYAAGSDPEIDAAIAVWPRLDAFLSEDAPGGVAESFARLAAILDSAPIKPELRTIKG, encoded by the coding sequence ATGCCACAAAACCCGTTTTCATCGCTTATCGCCCGAATTTCCGCCCTGACCCCGGTGCGAACCATGGGTCGGGTCGTGGCCGCGGGCAGCGGCACCGTCACCGTGGCGGGACTCTCGGAAAGCGCCGGATTGGGCGATCTCGTCGAGTTCAGACATAGCCGTGGCACAAGGCGGCGTGGCGAGGTTCTGGCCCTGGCCCAAGGCACGGTGACGGTGCTCCCCGATGGCACGCCCGAGGGGCTGTCGGTCGGAGATCGGGCGGTCCTGCTGGGTCCGGGAGAGATTGCCCCGCATAGTTCCTGGCTCGGCCGGGTGGTCGACCCGTTCGGACAACCGCTCGACGGACGGCCGCTGATGCCGGGTGCGGTGTCGCGCCCGCTCCGTTCCTCCCCTCCGCCCGCCACCGCGCGGCGCCCGCTTGGCAAACGCCTGGCCACCGGACTGGCCGCCTTCGACACGGTGCTTCCGATCGTGCGGGGCCAGAGAATCGGGCTATTCGCAGGCTCGGGTGTCGGAAAGTCGTCGCTCCTGTCGAAATTCGCACGCGGGGTCGAGGCCGACATGACCGTGATCGCACTGGTCGGCGAACGCGGACGCGAAGTGGGAGAGTTCGTGAGCCAGGTGCTTGGCCCCGAAGGCATGGCGCGCGCCGTTGTCATTGCCGCAACCTCGGATCAGTCGCCAATGGTGCGTCGCCGCGCGGCCTGGGCCGCCATGGCAGTGGCCGAGCATTTCCGTGACCAGGGCAATCATGTTCTCTTTCTCGCCGATTCCGTAACGCGCTTCGCCGAGGCGCATCGCGAACTCGCCCTGGCGGCCGACGAGCCTGCGGCACTGCGCGGCTATCCCCCTTCGACGGCACAGGCGATCATGACGCTGGCCGAACGCGCAGGTCCGGGCGTGGCCGATAGCGGCGACATCACGGCCGTTTTCTCGGTGCTGGTCGCTGGCTCCGACATGGAAGAACCGGTCGCCGACATCCTGCGCGGAGTGCTCGACGGGCATATCGTCCTTGACCGCCGCATCGCCGAACGCGGACGGTTTCCGGCGGTCGACCTGCTACGTTCGGTCTCACGCAGCCTGCCCCGCGCGGCCACAGGGGAGGAAAACGCGATCATCGCCCAGGCCCGCCGTTTGCTTGGAGCTTATGACCGAGCGGAAATGATGATCCAGGCGGGGCTTTATGCGGCCGGCTCCGACCCCGAAATCGACGCGGCAATCGCCGTCTGGCCAAGACTCGACGCGTTCCTGTCGGAAGACGCACCAGGCGGCGTCGCCGAGAGCTTCGCGCGCCTAGCCGCGATTCTCGACAGCGCGCCGATCAAGCCGGAACTACGCACGATCAAAGGTTGA
- a CDS encoding DUF1217 domain-containing protein has protein sequence MTGYAGWRFLERTMERQQEAFNNSPATRKELDYFASNIGKVTSADELASDYRLLKVALGAFGLQDEIGNKYFIKKVLTEGVDDKGALANKLADKSYYKLAEAFRFISSGGSAAAIEKDFASELSLKIEGAGYLAVTTSTGDVAYTRDASLKRGADGQIVTAEGYTVASVTDASDEKIAFSGVTIPDLAKSVSINDKGQVYGYFEEGGQGLLLGRLALSSFADEESLAVLGADQTTEEADATPVDREQAYFVATEESGKPIAGRALQDGFGSFVRGEAVEAVEAQQAFDTETIAAAFLTRSFEVAVGEQDDSMRLALNIDRELATLSAGDMSEDAKWFSIMGSEPMRAVFDTAFGLPNSFASLDLDRQLDVYKARAKAMFGEASVVQFSDDGMRDKLIKLYMVRTETNTGAGYSSGQIALRLLGG, from the coding sequence TTGACGGGCTATGCCGGTTGGCGTTTCCTCGAGCGCACGATGGAGCGTCAGCAGGAGGCCTTCAACAATAGTCCAGCGACACGGAAGGAACTGGACTATTTTGCCAGCAATATCGGGAAGGTAACATCGGCTGACGAGTTGGCCTCGGACTATCGTCTGCTGAAAGTTGCTTTGGGGGCCTTTGGCCTGCAGGACGAAATCGGCAACAAGTATTTCATAAAGAAGGTCCTCACCGAGGGCGTCGACGATAAGGGCGCGCTGGCCAACAAGCTGGCCGACAAGAGCTATTACAAGCTCGCAGAGGCCTTCAGATTCATTTCCTCAGGGGGCTCCGCTGCGGCGATCGAGAAGGATTTCGCGAGTGAGTTGAGCCTCAAAATCGAGGGGGCCGGCTACCTCGCGGTGACGACGTCGACCGGCGACGTCGCTTATACCCGTGACGCCAGCCTGAAGCGTGGCGCAGATGGTCAGATCGTCACTGCCGAGGGTTATACAGTTGCCTCTGTTACCGATGCCAGTGACGAAAAGATCGCCTTTTCAGGGGTCACCATTCCTGACTTGGCAAAGTCTGTCAGCATCAATGACAAAGGGCAGGTCTACGGCTATTTCGAAGAAGGTGGACAAGGCCTTCTGCTTGGCAGACTCGCTCTGAGCAGTTTCGCCGACGAAGAAAGCCTTGCCGTGCTCGGCGCCGACCAAACGACCGAGGAGGCGGACGCGACGCCCGTGGATCGGGAGCAGGCGTACTTCGTTGCCACCGAAGAGTCGGGCAAACCAATCGCGGGCCGCGCACTTCAGGATGGGTTCGGGAGTTTCGTGCGTGGCGAGGCCGTCGAGGCTGTCGAAGCCCAGCAGGCTTTCGATACCGAGACGATTGCCGCAGCCTTTCTGACCCGCAGCTTCGAAGTGGCTGTCGGCGAACAGGACGACAGCATGCGACTTGCGCTCAATATCGACCGGGAACTGGCGACGCTTTCCGCTGGCGACATGTCGGAGGATGCCAAGTGGTTTTCCATTATGGGATCCGAACCGATGCGCGCGGTTTTCGACACGGCCTTTGGCTTGCCCAACTCCTTCGCGTCGCTTGATCTCGACCGGCAACTCGATGTCTACAAGGCTAGGGCCAAGGCCATGTTCGGGGAAGCCAGTGTCGTGCAATTCTCCGATGATGGCATGCGCGACAAACTGATCAAGTTGTACATGGTTCGGACCGAGACCAATACCGGCGCCGGCTATAGTTCTGGTCAGATTGCTCTGAGACTTCTGGGCGGATGA